Part of the Natronobacterium gregoryi SP2 genome, ACGTACCGGGAACGGGAGTGTGGGTGACACACCAAACACACAGTCGACTCCGTTCCGCTACGTACTGCTCGGTACGTCGACGGACCCTCAGGGAGCGATCCACTCGCGTACACACCCCAAATACTCGCGTTCAAGAGCCTACACGCCGGAGACCCGTTCGTGATTCGGAATCAGCTCTTTCGACACGGCCCTGCCGAGCCACCGGGCTTCGATCCGTCGGCAGTGCCGAATGAGCCAATCGACGAGACCCGGCAGGTCGACGGGCAGGAGTACTACTGTCGAACCGTCGAATCGCCGACTGGCACCTGGACGCTCGCGTTCGGTCGTCCTACGAGCGGTTCCGAGTCCCGTCTGTTTCGAATCCAGAACGGACGGATCGTCGACGACCGACCGGTTACTCGTCCCACCAACGGCGCGATCGCCGACGACGGCACGGTCGCCGTCGTCAGCGGCACCGACTCGACGGAGATTGGTTCGACACTCGAGGTGTTCGGCTCGGGTGAACCGATGTTCTCACGGCGATTCGACGCGACGCTGGGTCGTCCCGCGATTCGTCCAGACGGTGACTTGGTCGCGATTGCCACCCGGCCGCCGGCGTCGACGATGTCTCTGCTCGACGTGTTCTCGAGTGAGCTACGAGCCACGCACGCAGTACGCGGACGCACACCCCGCGTCCTCGGGTTCCACGGCGACGATCGATATCTCTACGTCGGGATTGGGTCGGGCAAGGAACCCTATTTCGGAATCGATGCCGACGGCGACGTCGTCTGGGGTTGCGACCGGTATCAGGCGACGAGACCACTACGGGACCGGGTCGAATCGGCGTTCGAGACGCTTCGCTCTTGATACCGTCTCGATGGAAAAGCCCTCTCGACCGCTCCGTTTCGGATTTACGTTCCGGCCTGTGCCTCGAGTTCGTCGAACAACGCTTCGACACGAGTACGAATCTCATCGCGGAGTTCGCGAACCGCCGCGAGCGACCGGCCGTGTGGATCGGTCAGCTCCCAGTCCCGGGCATCGCCGCGCCAGGTAGCAGGACAGATGCCATCGGCAGAGCATCCCATCGTGATGACGATGTCACTGGTTTCGATCCCCTCGGGTGTGATTTCTCGTGGCTGCCGGTCGGAGAGATCGGCACCAACCTCGTTCATTGCCGTCAGTACGACGTCGTGAACGCTGTTAGCGGGAGCAGTCCCGCCTGTCCGGATACGAACGTCGTCTTCGAGCCCCCGTTTCGACCGTTCCCGTTCAGCGAACGCGGTCGCCATCTGACTCCGGCCAGCGTTTTGCACGCAAACGAAACTGAGTGTCGTTGGATTCATAGCTGTGATCGTCGGTTGCTCGTGTCTCGGTCGGTGAGCATCGGTTCGGTCATCGTGTCGGCGATCAGACGACTGTCCGTCGTCGTTTGTCGTAGTCGTCCGATAACCACACCGTACTGGTACGCATTTGTCTCTGCCCCGTCGTAGGGATACTGATCGAACTCGTCTAGGCGCTGTTCGACAGCGCCTGCCCTCTCGTACGCTGTCTCGGCGTCTCCCTCGAGTGCCGACTCGAGAACCTCACGGACGGCAGCAGCGA contains:
- a CDS encoding arsenate-mycothiol transferase ArsC; translated protein: MNPTTLSFVCVQNAGRSQMATAFAERERSKRGLEDDVRIRTGGTAPANSVHDVVLTAMNEVGADLSDRQPREITPEGIETSDIVITMGCSADGICPATWRGDARDWELTDPHGRSLAAVRELRDEIRTRVEALFDELEAQAGT